The sequence below is a genomic window from Babesia bigemina genome assembly Bbig001, chromosome : II.
TTGGCCCAAGAAGCATTCTCCTCAAGCTCGGACAAAATCGCGGGAATGTTGCCGTACTGCAAAATGAAACGGTGCGCCAGCTTTATGCCCATGCCGTTGATGTGGCAGCCGTCGTCGTAATCAGACCCGCTTAGAACGCACATGGCGACGAACATGCGATGGCTTAGGCCCTTAAGCATGCCCTTGGTACATTTGACGTCAGGGTCACTGCTGAACCCCAGGTTCACCTCATCGGCCTTGCCGTCACGCTCAAGCTTATACCACACGCGAGGGCAGCCATACGCCAGCAGGTCCGAGTCCTCGGAAATGGCGCAGTGGGCAATGCCTGCCCGACACAGGTAAGCAACCTGAGCGTCAGCCTCGTATGGAGCTACTAGAACACGCACGTTCATCTCACGGCAGATGGCCATGACCCGGGCGATTATCTCCGGAGTTATGGAAATCGCCTGCATGCACCGCCTCATAATCTCCGTGTTTATAGTCCCGCGGTTCTTCTTTATCATTGCAAGAGCCTCCTCTCTAGCCTTGTCCCGGCGTACGCGGCGGCTCTGGTTCTCACGCTCCTTGGTAGGCATCTCATAGCCGTCGAAGACTGCAAAAGCGTGACGTGCGAATACGGAAGTAAAGCTCAATTTTGCAGCCGCGAAAGGAAGGCGCATCATCAAATAGTATACATGTATGCGAAAGGAAACACATGGTGTATACCATCTGGCAGCAAGACTGGTTGTGCCTTGATTCACATACCAAAGGGTGCAGATGACGGGAAAACCGACAGCCATCGCGCCGAAGCATTCGCTTCATAACGTGGCAGATATCCATGCATACACGCAAAACAACCAATataaggctacgatggcgaGTATTGGTTTCAATGAACCGACCAAAGGCATTTAGAGGCATAGGGTGAAACGAAACAACGGCAAAAACTTACCCATGATAGGAGTGATGTTGTGAGACAGCAGAACGGACAGAATCGATATTATGAACTTGAGATATTTATCGCAAGGCTCTCCGGTTACATTGGCCACAGCGGAAGAAATCATTCCTCGGTGAATCCAGCACATGGCATCAACGGCAACCACGGATCCCGCATAGTTCTTGATACCCACACACTTCTGCATAGGGCGCAAGAATTGCTGAAAACATGCGAAAGCCAGTATGTGAAACCTACCAAAAGGTTCGTAATACCCATCTTGGCAAGAACTTCGACAACAACGACACACACACAAATAGCCTGGCGCACTCGGCAAAGAGAGTTTTAAAGCCGTATAGATGAAGACGTAATCGAAGGTAAAATGCGATTGTACCAAACAGACGTATCGGTGCGATAAGAAGAACGCAACGCGAAAACTAGTCCGGATCGCTTAAGGAACGATGTAAGCCAGTAATTACGTACTCATCTCCCAAGCCAGCGACTAAAGGTATTTCCTCGTGGGATTTGGCTATGGTGTGAGTAAACCTGGACGATCTACATTCAACTGATGGGCAGTACCGTGGGCGCCAACCAAAGCTACCACATAAACCCTCTCACTAGGAAAATGTTGTGTTGACATAACGCGTGTCTAATTCGTTTAAAATGTTTGCAATATCTGATGTTGTCGATGTGTGAAGGAAACTGTGACTGTGGGCGATGTTGTGGCCCACAACGTTGTACACATTGCAGGTCACACCAGTTGTAGCAAAACTGCGACCAAATCCTTTATTTTGGTCGCCTTCTACGGTTTTATGCGTGTGAGATGGTTCAAGATATATTTTAATGGTCTGGTGGGGAAAGCCTAGTACTGCAAAGCTGCCGCTGCCTGACGTAACAAAACAACGTCACCCGGCCCCGACTATACGTTCAACTACAGAAAGCGAGAGCCTTTAAATACGATGTATAACTGTTAATGAATCCTTAAATTAACGGTTGTTTGAGTGTAACGTTAATTTAAAGTCAGGTTTGACACGTGGGAGGCTTTTCCGACGAAAGCGACGAGCCGCTTTCCGCTGCCGTCGAACTTGCAACGCATAGCTCTTCATCGGGGCTATCGAAGAAATCCAGCGATACTAGAGTCCTTATGGCACTAACCAGGATTTTGTCTGCGTTGAATATGTCATTCTTCAGCACATGCAGCAACGTGGGAGGGCGCTTCGTTACCGAAAGTTCACGGAACGACCCACCCTGCACGTTGTGCGAGTAGGTACAATTGTCCCCAAACTTGCACGTCCGTGTTCGCTTGAAGTTTTGGCATTGGGCACGCCCCATAGAAAGCGACGCCCTGTACGAGTACGGCCCCGTCGACTGGCGCAGCAGATTTTGGTACTTCACTGGGTCGCTGAGGTACAGCAACGCACTAGGACGCGGCCGAACCTTAGAAATAACTGGATATAGCACGCTTTTGGCAGGTGCGTCTTTCCTCACCTTGCGATAAGCATCACGTAACAAACGCTCCAGCGTGGAGTCTTCCGTCGCAGACATGTCACGGTGACGATTCAGAGGATGGCGAATCCGCCGGTTGTTTATCCACTTGCGAGTTTCATCCACTGACTCCAAGATGTACTCGCCTTGCTGATTCTTAACGTGTTTCAGCGCGTGCACCGACATCAGGTCCACGGGCGCCGAATATCCGCAGCCTTCCACCTCGCAATGTACGTGCATCCCGTCCACGTGATCTGCCAGCTCCGCAGAAGTCTTGAAACTCATGTTGCATATATCACACGCAACGTTGTTGCTGGGCGCTGAGGCAGCAGCTACCTTACGAGTTGAGGTGGGACGCCCGTCTGCGGCTGGCTGCGGACGGCGTGGCCCACCGGAGTTGCCACGACGAGCAGGTTGATGATATCGAGTCGTTGGCGGCTGAATCTGAGTATATGACGGTACCATCTGCCCGTAGTAGCCGTAATAGGGTAATTGCGCTCCCGAGGTGTAGTACGCTCCGGCTGTGTAGCCGCCATTGCTGATATAGCCTCCATAGGGCACACCTTGGCCACCGTAAGGCAGCAAACCGTTGTAATAGCCTGTCATCGTAACTAAATGGTAAGGTGTTACGCAGAATCCGCCATTGCGATGCGACAATCCCCCACCGAAAATGCGGCACAGCCCTCGCCAGCGGCAGTATAACGTGTGGAAGCAACCATAGAATAATAAATCACGCGGCAACAGATGCTTCCATGGCCGAATTTTTGGCTCGGGCTGTCAACGACGCCCCAAACGTCACGAAACTAAAGAGCACGCTCGACAATAAAATCGACGGTATTAGACAGGTATGCCATTGAATCGGATCATTTCATACCCTGCAGGAAGCGGAAAATGGTTTCGATACGCCATCTTCCATATTCCTCGGGCCGCTGTACGACGAGATGCTTATCGCACTCGGAGGCGAAGACATGCAAAACGCTCAGAAGTGGCTCCTTGCGACATCTTTTGTCATCAAATCGGAAGATTTCAGGTATCGAAGAGGGTTAGCGGTGTCTGAATCTGCTTCCGAATTTTTTGATGGTATAATCGCCAAGATACTGGACACTTTGGAAGCATTAGAGGTAAGGGTACCAGGAATTATTTAAATTGCGGGCAGGACAAGCCGTCTGTTATCAAGGACGACTTATGGCGTACTTTGAGAGAAGCCTTCGATTATATCCTGATACCCGACGTCGCTGCAGTGGTCAAATGCCACAGACGGCTTGCTAATCGCGCCTTTAAATTCGTGCTGCAAACGGCGAGTACCGAAAACACCGAGCAGCTCATACTGCGTTTAATGCGATGGATGTGCTCAACACGAACATTTGACAGCGAAAAGTCGGAAGATGAGGTGTATCTCAACCAATTGCGGGTTCTGCAGAGCTCCGCAAACGATCGCATTAGCAAAGTGAGTTTATATGACAATGGGACATACGCTTGTAGGATGCGTCGGACCTTATGCTGAAAAATGTTAAAACGTTGTCGAAAAGAGATTTGAAGGCACTGCCGGCGTTCATAAACACCAACATGAAGCACCTAGCAACAGGTAAGGGTTATGCAACTGCTAATAACACGGCATGCCTGCAGAAATTGAACTGGGTGCTACAGAGAACCTGGCTAGACCATTTCAACTCATGAAGGCGACTTTTGACGCGAGTAGCAGGTTCGACGCTAACGTGGTTATCGACCTCGTGCCACTTTGGAGAATGTTCGACGCATTCTTC
It includes:
- a CDS encoding XPG I-region family protein, putative yields the protein MGITNLLKCVGIKNYAGSVVAVDAMCWIHRGMISSAVANVTGEPCDKYLKFIISILSVLLSHNITPIMVFDGYEMPTKERENQSRRVRRDKAREEALAMIKKNRGTINTEIMRRCMQAISITPEIIARVMAICREMNVRVLVAPYEADAQVAYLCRAGIAHCAISEDSDLLAYGCPRVWYKLERDGKADEVNLGFSSDPDVKCTKGMLKGLSHRMFVAMCVLSGSDYDDGCHINGMGIKLAHRFILQYGNIPAILSELEENASWAKKLPAHVTRQQLEAHYMNVSQIFLHNVVYDLRSDKLTHVTPISQGETNMDIIVDITHRLREKEVNFRAVSAGHVNPRNGEPLQYTVTDKDRELTDGMRFADIEFLSSIPSPDASEATTDALLQECDSASPQVHRVVAVTDVPQESAASTVAVTMATMLVPSGGSDVVERITGHLHTNESNASVSTCDEYEDVTCSQKCKLRALIDSSEKVVSVRPKRRMSARLNK